The following are encoded together in the Pseudoalteromonas ulvae UL12 genome:
- the purT gene encoding formate-dependent phosphoribosylglycinamide formyltransferase: protein MTFLGTPFSETAKRVLLCGGGELGKEVVIELKRLGCEVIVLDRYANSPAMQVADRSHVLSMLDGDALRAIIEREKPDLIVPEIEAIATDTLVALEAEGFTVVPSAKATQLTMNREGIRRLAAETLSIPTSKYQFVDNEADFAAAITHIGFPCVVKPIMSSSGKGQSVVKTVNDVSSAWQYAQEGGRAGKGRVIVEGFVDFDYEITLLTVRHRDGTSFCQPIGHVQVNGDYQQSWQPQAMSETALQKSQDIAMKVTQALGGFGLFGVELFIKGDDVYFSEVSPRPHDTGMVTLISQDLSEFALHARAILGLPIPNIHFHGPSASSVILVTGESSTVRFGNLGQALSLPNTDLRLFGKPDVQGTRRMGVGLARADNVNTAIETAKFVSSSVEVSL, encoded by the coding sequence ATGACATTTTTAGGCACCCCTTTTTCAGAGACAGCCAAGCGTGTTTTATTATGTGGAGGAGGTGAGTTAGGCAAGGAAGTGGTCATTGAGCTCAAACGTCTTGGGTGCGAAGTGATAGTACTGGATCGTTATGCAAATTCACCTGCTATGCAGGTAGCAGACCGCAGTCATGTTTTGTCTATGCTTGATGGTGACGCACTGCGTGCAATCATTGAGCGTGAAAAACCTGATTTAATTGTTCCTGAAATTGAAGCGATAGCCACAGATACTCTTGTTGCGCTTGAGGCTGAAGGGTTTACTGTGGTGCCTAGCGCCAAAGCGACACAATTGACCATGAACCGAGAAGGGATCCGTCGCTTAGCTGCAGAAACGTTATCGATCCCTACCTCCAAGTATCAATTTGTCGACAATGAAGCTGATTTTGCTGCTGCTATTACTCACATTGGCTTTCCTTGTGTGGTTAAACCTATTATGAGTTCTTCAGGTAAAGGACAAAGCGTGGTTAAAACGGTGAATGATGTCAGCTCAGCTTGGCAGTATGCCCAAGAAGGTGGGCGTGCTGGTAAAGGGAGAGTCATTGTCGAGGGGTTTGTAGATTTTGATTATGAAATTACCCTTTTAACGGTTCGTCATCGCGATGGCACCAGCTTTTGTCAACCAATTGGGCATGTCCAAGTGAATGGTGATTATCAACAAAGCTGGCAGCCTCAAGCGATGAGCGAAACCGCACTGCAAAAATCACAAGATATTGCGATGAAAGTGACCCAAGCGCTCGGTGGTTTTGGATTGTTTGGGGTGGAGCTATTTATTAAAGGTGATGATGTTTATTTCAGTGAAGTATCGCCACGGCCGCACGATACCGGAATGGTGACGCTGATTTCACAAGATTTGAGTGAGTTTGCTTTGCATGCTCGTGCTATTTTGGGGTTGCCGATCCCTAACATTCATTTTCATGGGCCTTCAGCGTCAAGTGTCATATTGGTCACTGGCGAGTCCTCAACTGTGCGCTTTGGTAATTTAGGTCAAGCACTAAGCTTACCAAATACAGACTTACGTTTATTTGGCAAACCTGATGTGCAAGGTACTCGTCGCATGGGGGTTGGCTTAGCACGTGCAGATAATGTGAATACTGCGATTGAAACAGCAAAATTTGTCTCTAGTTCGGTAGAGGTCTCGTTATGA
- a CDS encoding YIP1 family protein yields the protein MQSTNQFSAGLDIFIAPSKAFAGLKEGKGWFLLPLVFVCGLIAASMYAYYSNVDTNFLIEQQVAQAGADLTTGEQKMMRNQMASTVDSQYLFAMIGGVIGLLIMNAIIAGYYTFVAKQDMTTDYKYGDWYSFSLWTLMPAGISAIGLIALVATAQTDQLPLTMMSYASLNQLVFGLEAGQPFATLLESLNIFSFWSIALAAIGLKTWTNFSMNKAIVFAALPTVVIYVIWAIIAAL from the coding sequence ATGCAATCTACAAATCAATTTTCTGCTGGCCTCGATATCTTCATAGCTCCGAGCAAAGCTTTTGCGGGCTTAAAAGAAGGTAAAGGCTGGTTCTTATTACCATTAGTGTTTGTTTGTGGCTTAATTGCGGCTTCAATGTACGCTTACTACAGCAATGTAGATACTAATTTTCTAATTGAGCAACAAGTCGCTCAAGCTGGCGCTGATTTAACAACTGGCGAACAAAAAATGATGCGAAACCAAATGGCAAGCACTGTAGACAGTCAATATCTGTTTGCCATGATTGGCGGTGTGATTGGTTTACTTATTATGAATGCAATTATCGCCGGTTATTATACCTTTGTAGCTAAGCAAGATATGACAACAGACTACAAATATGGTGATTGGTATAGCTTCAGTCTTTGGACATTAATGCCAGCAGGTATTTCTGCAATCGGCCTAATCGCCTTGGTTGCAACCGCGCAAACCGATCAACTACCACTGACAATGATGAGTTACGCTTCACTTAATCAACTGGTATTTGGTTTAGAAGCTGGACAACCTTTTGCAACATTACTTGAAAGCTTAAATATCTTCTCTTTTTGGAGCATTGCCCTCGCTGCAATTGGTTTGAAAACATGGACTAACTTCAGCATGAATAAAGCCATTGTTTTTGCAGCACTACCAACTGTCGTTATTTATGTAATTTGGGCCATTATAGCTGCACTTTAA
- a CDS encoding efflux RND transporter periplasmic adaptor subunit: protein MKKAIIITLAVAGFIALIVSKQITGNKEAVVVEVQSPKVGQIADSILASGNLVFNTQVQLRSEVTGRVAKVFVEEGQSVQENDILMQLDTQAFESEVERIQAIVRASEIEIKHAKTRLINFERQLKRQKELYDVGLAQQETFENIQSARDLAKIDIEARYESLNQAKASLSIAEDRLSKSVFRAPMSGLLASVNIKEGETVIAGTTNIIGSDLMLVADPSAILAELRVDETDIASIKIGQIADIYAAAYPNKPFKGKVINIGTSAKNQAGSQGLSFRVKVLLDPTERQLYAGMSCRAEIASSIGENILKLPIEAIQSDDDEKFVWIVNKDNTVSKKVVELGISSDIEQAISSGVSEQDTVVLGPARPVSKLKEGDVITRKSANDDKDENKDAA from the coding sequence ATGAAAAAAGCCATTATTATCACCCTCGCCGTTGCTGGATTTATCGCTTTAATTGTCTCAAAACAAATTACAGGCAATAAAGAAGCAGTCGTGGTCGAAGTGCAATCCCCAAAAGTAGGTCAAATAGCAGACTCTATTCTTGCTTCGGGTAATTTAGTCTTTAACACCCAAGTGCAATTACGTTCTGAAGTCACTGGCCGAGTCGCTAAAGTGTTTGTCGAAGAAGGTCAAAGCGTACAAGAAAACGATATTTTAATGCAACTCGATACCCAAGCGTTCGAATCTGAAGTCGAACGTATTCAAGCGATTGTTCGCGCCAGTGAAATTGAAATAAAGCACGCAAAAACCCGCCTGATTAACTTTGAACGCCAGCTAAAACGTCAAAAAGAACTCTATGATGTGGGTTTGGCGCAACAAGAAACTTTTGAAAACATCCAAAGTGCCCGTGATTTGGCCAAAATTGATATCGAAGCCCGTTACGAGTCACTCAACCAAGCCAAAGCGTCACTGTCTATTGCAGAAGATCGCCTAAGTAAAAGTGTATTTCGTGCACCTATGAGTGGATTATTGGCTTCGGTCAATATTAAAGAAGGCGAAACCGTGATAGCGGGCACAACAAACATTATCGGTTCTGACTTAATGCTTGTTGCTGATCCAAGTGCCATTTTGGCAGAGCTTCGTGTAGATGAAACGGATATTGCTAGCATTAAAATAGGTCAGATTGCTGATATTTATGCCGCTGCATATCCAAACAAACCATTCAAAGGTAAAGTCATTAACATTGGTACCTCAGCCAAAAACCAAGCTGGTTCACAAGGATTATCATTTCGAGTCAAAGTATTACTCGACCCAACTGAGCGCCAACTTTATGCAGGTATGAGCTGTCGAGCAGAAATCGCATCTAGCATTGGTGAAAACATCCTAAAACTCCCTATTGAAGCGATTCAATCAGACGATGATGAAAAGTTTGTCTGGATTGTTAACAAAGACAATACCGTGAGTAAAAAAGTTGTCGAGTTAGGTATTTCATCTGATATTGAGCAGGCAATTAGTAGCGGAGTATCAGAACAAGATACAGTCGTGTTAGGCCCAGCTCGCCCTGTGAGCAAACTCAAAGAAGGCGATGTGATTACACGCAAGTCGGCCAACGATGACAAAGATGAAAATAAGGATGCCGCATAA